The Glycine soja cultivar W05 chromosome 3, ASM419377v2, whole genome shotgun sequence genome window below encodes:
- the LOC114407709 gene encoding uncharacterized protein LOC114407709, with amino-acid sequence MTPSSPSSVKAGMLEGVESALGLSKGSLPKPFYTRLQLWGAVFPTNTHGVPCIFDPFGRAGICGDWLLGSNIEAAVLSGIALANHIADYSQSPGTDPGEFAVGLNHEFQPLEGHDIG; translated from the exons ATGACCCCCTCGTCGCCCTCATCGGTAAAGGCAGGAATGCTAGAGGGTGTTGAATCTGCCCTTGGATTATCAAAAGGGTCACTTCCAAAACCTTTTTATACCAGACTTCAACTATG GGGTGCAGTTTTTCCAACTAATACACATGGAGTTCCATGTATCTTTGATCCCTTTGGAAGGGCTGGGATATGTGGTGATTGGCTACTAGGTTCTAATATAGAGGCAGCCGTCTTAAGTGGAATTGCTCTAGCGAACCAT ATTGCAGACTATTCCCAAAGCCCCGGAACTGACCCTGGAGAGTTTGCTGTTGGTTTAAATCATGAGTTTCAACCACTGGAAGGCCATGATATTGGATAA
- the LOC114407708 gene encoding receptor-like protein kinase ANXUR2, with translation MQYSSAKGLLLRLVCSIFVLLNGMHAGVAWNEEPGSLILGCGLDGGGAKDADGREWSPDNKFLGPEGGSITSKASYQDPSLMSEIPYMSARVFSSEATYKFPIQPDKRYWLRLHFYPALYESFNPSDSFFSVTANGVTLLSNFSATATCEALSQAYIDREYSLAPLNSEALTLTFKPSDKYNGTFAFVNGIQLIPMPELFDSGELVGYADQTTDVKSLNLQTMFRLNVGGQYISPIQDSGLTRMWYDDRPYLYGGGTGVTNQAEKNVLIDYQTMPKYIAPSDVYSTSRSMGPDKDVNLGFNLTWVFQVDPNSMYLVRLHFCEYHYSKVNEIAFDIFVNNQTAQAQADVIGWTGGKGVPTYKDYVIYVQDGEADDMLWLSLHPSPDSKPEFYDAILNGVEIFKLNDTDLSGPNPQLSEMLLKQQKEDEEAGFISHKAYHKHVVIGGAAGGAAGLAFMAALFLAVYNKKKRVPGSEGHTSWLPIYLNSHSKSSSSGKSVTSSANLSAMAQGLCRYFSLQEITQATKNFDEANVIGVGGFGKVYKGVIDNGMKVAIKRSNPQSEQGVNEFQTEIEMLSKLRHKHLVSLIGFCEENDEMCLVYDFMALGTMREHLYKGNKPMSTLSWKQRLEICIGAARGLHYLHTGAKYTIIHRDVKTTNILLDENWSAKVSDFGLSKTGPNMNTGHVSTVVKGSFGYLDPEYFRRQQLTEKSDVYSFGVVLFEALCARPVLNPSLPKEQVSLADWALLCKQKGTLEDLIDPCLRGKINPESLNKFVDTAEKCLSDHGTDRPSMNDLLWNLEFALNLQENVEGGSTHSARAQESDFEDVSLGDNDMARHYKNLSLGSDLDLSDDSNENPNAIFSELASPKGR, from the coding sequence ATGCAATATTCCAGTGCAAAAGGTCTCTTGCTACGTCTTGTTTGCAGTATCTTTGTTTTGTTGAATGGCATGCATGCTGGTGTTGCATGGAATGAGGAGCCAGGTTCTTTGATTTTGGGTTGTGGGTTGGATGGAGGGGGTGCCAAAGATGCTGATGGAAGAGAATGGAGCCCTGATAACAAGTTCTTGGGGCCAGAAGGTGGTTCAATCACATCCAAAGCCTCTTACCAAGATCCTTCTCTTATGTCTGAGATTCCATACATGTCAGCACGTGTTTTCTCATCTGAGGCAACATACAAATTCCCCATCCAACCCGATAAGCGCTATTGGCTCAGGCTCCATTTTTACCCAGCCCTTTATGAGAGTTTCAATCCCTCTGACTCATTTTTCTCCGTGACTGCAAATGGTGTTACCCTCCTCTCCAATTTCAGCGCCACAGCCACTTGTGAGGCCCTCTCACAGGCCTACATTGATAGAGAGTACTCCCTTGCGCCATTGAATTCAGAAGCCTTGACTCTCACTTTCAAGCCTTCTGATAAATACAATGGCACTTTCGCTTTTGTCAACGGCATTCAGCTCATCCCGATGCCCGAGTTGTTTGATTCCGGAGAATTGGTAGGGTATGCTGACCAAACCACGGATGTGAAGAGCTTGAATCTGCAAACCATGTTTAGGCTTAACGTTGGTGGACAGTACATTTCTCCAATCCAAGACTCTGGCCTTACAAGGATGTGGTATGATGACAGGCCTTACCTTTATGGTGGAGGCACTGGTGTCACCAACCAAGCCGAGAAGAACGTCTTAATCGACTACCAGACCATGCCAAAGTACATTGCTCCTTCTGATGTCTACTCCACATCAAGATCAATGGGGCCTGACAAGGATGTCAACTTGGGCTTCAATCTCACTTGGGTCTTCCAAGTCGATCCCAATTCCATGTACCTTGTTAGATTGCATTTCTGTGAATACCACTACTCCAAGGTCAATGAGATTGCTTTCGACATATTTGTCAACAACCAAACGGCACAAGCTCAAGCTGATGTGATAGGATGGACAGGAGGTAAGGGGGTGCCAACTTATAAGGACTATGTGATATATGTCCAAGATGGGGAGGCCGATGACATGCTTTGGCTTTCTCTTCACCCTTCACCTGACTCAAAGCCTGAGTTCTATGACGCCATACTCAATGGAGTGGAAATATTCAAGCTCAATGACACAGACTTGTCTGGTCCCAATCCTCAGCTTTCGGAGATGCTCCTCAAGCAGCAGAAAGAGGATGAGGAAGCAGGCTTCATTAGCCACAAAGCATATCATAAGCATGTTGTTATTGGTGGAGCTGCTGGAGGTGCTGCTGGTTTAGCTTTTATGGCTGCATTGTTCCTTGCCGTGTACAACAAGAAGAAGAGAGTTCCGGGGTCAGAGGGTCACACAAGCTGGCTTCCCATCTATTTGAACTCACACAGCAAATCCTCTTCGTCTGGGAAGAGTGTTACTAGCAGTGCCAACTTATCTGCCATGGCTCAAGGTCTTTGCCGCTACTTCTCCTTGCAGGAGATAACGCAAGCAACCAAGAATTTCGACGAGGCCAACGTCATTGGGGTTGGTGGATTTGGAAAGGTGTACAAGGGTGTCATTGATAATGGAATGAAGGTGGCAATCAAGAGGTCGAACCCGCAGTCAGAACAAGGAGTTAATGAGTTCCAAACGGAAATAGAGATGCTTTCCAAGCTGAGACACAAGCATTTGGTGTCCTTGATTGGGTTCTGCGAGGAAAATGATGAGATGTGCCTGGTTTATGACTTCATGGCTCTTGGCACCATGAGGGAACATCTTTACAAGGGCAACAAGCCTATGTCTACTCTATCATGGAAGCAAAGGTTGGAGATTTGCATTGGAGCTGCAAGAGGGCTTCACTACCTTCACACTGGGGCTAAGTACACCATCATTCATAGAGATGTCAAAACCACAAACATTCTCTTGGATGAAAACTGGAGTGCCAAGGTTTCAGATTTTGGCTTGTCAAAAACTGGTCCAAACATGAACACCGGTCATGTTAGTACTGTGGTGAAGGGTAGTTTTGGCTACTTGGATCCTGAATACTTCAGGAGGCAACAATTGACTGAAAAATCTGATGTATACTCATTTGGGGTTGTTCTGTTTGAAGCCCTGTGTGCCAGGCCAGTTCTCAATCCTAGCCTTCCAAAGGAACAGGTTAGTCTTGCTGATTGGGCATTGCTTTGCAAGCAGAAAGGAACTCTAGAGGATCTCATTGACCCGTGTCTCAGGGGAAAGATCAATCCAGAAAGCTTGAATAAGTTTGTAGACACAGCTGAAAAGTGCTTGTCTGATCATGGTACTGATCGTCCCTCCATGAATGATCTCTTGTGGAATCTCGAATTCGCTCTCAACCTGCAAGAAAACGTTGAAGGTGGTTCAACTCATTCTGCTCGTGCTCAGGAAAGTGATTTTGAAGATGTAAGCTTGGGAGACAACGACATGGCACGCCACTATAAAAACTTAAGCCTTGGAAGTGACCTGGACCTTAGCGACGATTCTAATGAGAACCCGAATGCCATCTTCTCAGAACTTGCGAGTCCAAAAGGACGATGA
- the LOC114407710 gene encoding protein WVD2-like 1 isoform X3, translating into MLSGVMGREVTGIQVMEKKPNGAIAASNGSLSDRMRVSPKIAAMVQAMDHEIKESAEANSFEKHHERKDSLSAKNTKLNAGLPEEENEKSDQVPSPSAPQPSDQVTEKHVTHAQAVDTEADASGVNLSPKSNNIQSPNSSKNSEPSSPFSPRKSLHHDDKKHHDDEDNWSVASSVASARTAKSKVTVGSAPTFRCSDRAEKRREFYLKLEEKHRALEEEKNQYEARKKEEEDAAIKQLRKNLVVKAKPVPNFYYEGPPPKTELKKQLPLTRPKSPKLSRRRSCGDAAGVFPEISSRGRHSVGNNPKHGSLVPPKNKDLVTGRNSNGTSKTKERPKLDKETKTAPPKITEQTNADISVQS; encoded by the exons ATGCTTTCAGG TGTTATGGGAAGGGAAGTTACTGGCATACAGGTTATGGAAAAGAAGCCAAATGGTGCCATAGCGGCTTCAAATGGCAGTTTAAGTGATAGAATGCGTGTTTCTCCCAAAATTGCAGCAATGGTTCAAGCAATGGATCATGAGATAAAGGAATCTGCTGAAGCTAATTCGTTTGAGAAACATCACGAGAGGAAAGATAGTTTGAgtgccaaaaacacaaaattaaatgcTGGCTTGCCAGAAGAGGAGAATGAGAAATCTGATCAGGTTCCAAGCCCCTCTGCTCCACAGCCATCTGATCAGGTTACTGAAAAGCATGTCACCCATGCACAGGCTGTTGATACTGAAGCTGATGCAAGTGGTGTGAACTTATCTCCTAAATCTAACAATATACAGTCGCCTAATTCCTCTAAGAATTCAGAG cCAAGCTCACCTTTTTCACCAAGGAAGTCCTTGCATCATGATGATAAGAAGCACCATGATGATGAAGATAATTGGTCTGTTGCTTCCTC CGTTGCATCTGCACGCACTGCCAAATCTAAGGTAACTGTAGGTTCAGCCCCTACTTTTAGATGCTCGGATCGTGCAGAGAAACGGAGGGAG TTTTATCTGAAGTTAGAGGAGAAACATCGAGctcttgaagaagaaaaaaaccagTATGAGGCAAGGAAAAAG gaagaggaagatgcagccaTTAAACAGTTGAGAAAGAACCTGGTCGTCAAGGCAAAACCAGTACCAAACTTCTACTATGAGGGGCCACCCCCCAAGACTGAACTCAAGAAG CAGCTGCCACTGACTCGCCCCAAGTCACCAAAACTGTCCCGGAGAAGGAGCTGTGGTGATGCTGCTGGCGTATTTCCAGAAATTTCTTCTCGAGGACGTCACAGTGTTGGCAATAACCCAAAACATGGTAGCCTTGTCCCTCCAAAAAACAAGGACCTGGTCACTGGACGCAACAGCAATGgcactagcaaaaccaaagaacgaCCAAAACTGGATAAGGAAACAAAAACAGCTCCTCCTAAAATCACTGAGCAGACAAATGCGGACATATCGGTCCAATCATGA
- the LOC114407710 gene encoding protein WVD2-like 1 isoform X5 — MGREVTGIQVMEKKPNGAIAASNGSLSDRMRVSPKIAAMVQAMDHEIKESAEANSFEKHHERKDSLSAKNTKLNAGLPEEENEKSDQVPSPSAPQPSDQVTEKHVTHAQAVDTEADASGVNLSPKSNNIQSPNSSKNSEPSSPFSPRKSLHHDDKKHHDDEDNWSVASSSVASARTAKSKVTVGSAPTFRCSDRAEKRREFYLKLEEKHRALEEEKNQYEARKKEEEDAAIKQLRKNLVVKAKPVPNFYYEGPPPKTELKKQLPLTRPKSPKLSRRRSCGDAAGVFPEISSRGRHSVGNNPKHGSLVPPKNKDLVTGRNSNGTSKTKERPKLDKETKTAPPKITEQTNADISVQS; from the exons ATGGGAAGGGAAGTTACTGGCATACAGGTTATGGAAAAGAAGCCAAATGGTGCCATAGCGGCTTCAAATGGCAGTTTAAGTGATAGAATGCGTGTTTCTCCCAAAATTGCAGCAATGGTTCAAGCAATGGATCATGAGATAAAGGAATCTGCTGAAGCTAATTCGTTTGAGAAACATCACGAGAGGAAAGATAGTTTGAgtgccaaaaacacaaaattaaatgcTGGCTTGCCAGAAGAGGAGAATGAGAAATCTGATCAGGTTCCAAGCCCCTCTGCTCCACAGCCATCTGATCAGGTTACTGAAAAGCATGTCACCCATGCACAGGCTGTTGATACTGAAGCTGATGCAAGTGGTGTGAACTTATCTCCTAAATCTAACAATATACAGTCGCCTAATTCCTCTAAGAATTCAGAG cCAAGCTCACCTTTTTCACCAAGGAAGTCCTTGCATCATGATGATAAGAAGCACCATGATGATGAAGATAATTGGTCTGTTGCTTCCTC TAGCGTTGCATCTGCACGCACTGCCAAATCTAAGGTAACTGTAGGTTCAGCCCCTACTTTTAGATGCTCGGATCGTGCAGAGAAACGGAGGGAG TTTTATCTGAAGTTAGAGGAGAAACATCGAGctcttgaagaagaaaaaaaccagTATGAGGCAAGGAAAAAG gaagaggaagatgcagccaTTAAACAGTTGAGAAAGAACCTGGTCGTCAAGGCAAAACCAGTACCAAACTTCTACTATGAGGGGCCACCCCCCAAGACTGAACTCAAGAAG CAGCTGCCACTGACTCGCCCCAAGTCACCAAAACTGTCCCGGAGAAGGAGCTGTGGTGATGCTGCTGGCGTATTTCCAGAAATTTCTTCTCGAGGACGTCACAGTGTTGGCAATAACCCAAAACATGGTAGCCTTGTCCCTCCAAAAAACAAGGACCTGGTCACTGGACGCAACAGCAATGgcactagcaaaaccaaagaacgaCCAAAACTGGATAAGGAAACAAAAACAGCTCCTCCTAAAATCACTGAGCAGACAAATGCGGACATATCGGTCCAATCATGA
- the LOC114407710 gene encoding protein WVD2-like 1 isoform X4 produces the protein MLSGVMGREVTGIQVMEKKPNGAIAASNGSLSDRMRVSPKIAAMVQAMDHEIKESAEANSFEKHHERKDSLSAKNTKLNAGLPEEENEKSDQVPSPSAPQPSDQVTEKHVTHAQAVDTEADASGVNLSPKSNNIQSPNSSKNSEPSSPFSPRKSLHHDDKKHHDDEDNWSVASSVASARTAKSKVTVGSAPTFRCSDRAEKRREFYLKLEEKHRALEEEKNQYEARKKEEEDAAIKQLRKNLVVKAKPVPNFYYEGPPPKTELKKLPLTRPKSPKLSRRRSCGDAAGVFPEISSRGRHSVGNNPKHGSLVPPKNKDLVTGRNSNGTSKTKERPKLDKETKTAPPKITEQTNADISVQS, from the exons ATGCTTTCAGG TGTTATGGGAAGGGAAGTTACTGGCATACAGGTTATGGAAAAGAAGCCAAATGGTGCCATAGCGGCTTCAAATGGCAGTTTAAGTGATAGAATGCGTGTTTCTCCCAAAATTGCAGCAATGGTTCAAGCAATGGATCATGAGATAAAGGAATCTGCTGAAGCTAATTCGTTTGAGAAACATCACGAGAGGAAAGATAGTTTGAgtgccaaaaacacaaaattaaatgcTGGCTTGCCAGAAGAGGAGAATGAGAAATCTGATCAGGTTCCAAGCCCCTCTGCTCCACAGCCATCTGATCAGGTTACTGAAAAGCATGTCACCCATGCACAGGCTGTTGATACTGAAGCTGATGCAAGTGGTGTGAACTTATCTCCTAAATCTAACAATATACAGTCGCCTAATTCCTCTAAGAATTCAGAG cCAAGCTCACCTTTTTCACCAAGGAAGTCCTTGCATCATGATGATAAGAAGCACCATGATGATGAAGATAATTGGTCTGTTGCTTCCTC CGTTGCATCTGCACGCACTGCCAAATCTAAGGTAACTGTAGGTTCAGCCCCTACTTTTAGATGCTCGGATCGTGCAGAGAAACGGAGGGAG TTTTATCTGAAGTTAGAGGAGAAACATCGAGctcttgaagaagaaaaaaaccagTATGAGGCAAGGAAAAAG gaagaggaagatgcagccaTTAAACAGTTGAGAAAGAACCTGGTCGTCAAGGCAAAACCAGTACCAAACTTCTACTATGAGGGGCCACCCCCCAAGACTGAACTCAAGAAG CTGCCACTGACTCGCCCCAAGTCACCAAAACTGTCCCGGAGAAGGAGCTGTGGTGATGCTGCTGGCGTATTTCCAGAAATTTCTTCTCGAGGACGTCACAGTGTTGGCAATAACCCAAAACATGGTAGCCTTGTCCCTCCAAAAAACAAGGACCTGGTCACTGGACGCAACAGCAATGgcactagcaaaaccaaagaacgaCCAAAACTGGATAAGGAAACAAAAACAGCTCCTCCTAAAATCACTGAGCAGACAAATGCGGACATATCGGTCCAATCATGA
- the LOC114407710 gene encoding protein WVD2-like 1 isoform X2: MLSGVMGREVTGIQVMEKKPNGAIAASNGSLSDRMRVSPKIAAMVQAMDHEIKESAEANSFEKHHERKDSLSAKNTKLNAGLPEEENEKSDQVPSPSAPQPSDQVTEKHVTHAQAVDTEADASGVNLSPKSNNIQSPNSSKNSEPSSPFSPRKSLHHDDKKHHDDEDNWSVASSSVASARTAKSKVTVGSAPTFRCSDRAEKRREFYLKLEEKHRALEEEKNQYEARKKEEEDAAIKQLRKNLVVKAKPVPNFYYEGPPPKTELKKLPLTRPKSPKLSRRRSCGDAAGVFPEISSRGRHSVGNNPKHGSLVPPKNKDLVTGRNSNGTSKTKERPKLDKETKTAPPKITEQTNADISVQS; the protein is encoded by the exons ATGCTTTCAGG TGTTATGGGAAGGGAAGTTACTGGCATACAGGTTATGGAAAAGAAGCCAAATGGTGCCATAGCGGCTTCAAATGGCAGTTTAAGTGATAGAATGCGTGTTTCTCCCAAAATTGCAGCAATGGTTCAAGCAATGGATCATGAGATAAAGGAATCTGCTGAAGCTAATTCGTTTGAGAAACATCACGAGAGGAAAGATAGTTTGAgtgccaaaaacacaaaattaaatgcTGGCTTGCCAGAAGAGGAGAATGAGAAATCTGATCAGGTTCCAAGCCCCTCTGCTCCACAGCCATCTGATCAGGTTACTGAAAAGCATGTCACCCATGCACAGGCTGTTGATACTGAAGCTGATGCAAGTGGTGTGAACTTATCTCCTAAATCTAACAATATACAGTCGCCTAATTCCTCTAAGAATTCAGAG cCAAGCTCACCTTTTTCACCAAGGAAGTCCTTGCATCATGATGATAAGAAGCACCATGATGATGAAGATAATTGGTCTGTTGCTTCCTC TAGCGTTGCATCTGCACGCACTGCCAAATCTAAGGTAACTGTAGGTTCAGCCCCTACTTTTAGATGCTCGGATCGTGCAGAGAAACGGAGGGAG TTTTATCTGAAGTTAGAGGAGAAACATCGAGctcttgaagaagaaaaaaaccagTATGAGGCAAGGAAAAAG gaagaggaagatgcagccaTTAAACAGTTGAGAAAGAACCTGGTCGTCAAGGCAAAACCAGTACCAAACTTCTACTATGAGGGGCCACCCCCCAAGACTGAACTCAAGAAG CTGCCACTGACTCGCCCCAAGTCACCAAAACTGTCCCGGAGAAGGAGCTGTGGTGATGCTGCTGGCGTATTTCCAGAAATTTCTTCTCGAGGACGTCACAGTGTTGGCAATAACCCAAAACATGGTAGCCTTGTCCCTCCAAAAAACAAGGACCTGGTCACTGGACGCAACAGCAATGgcactagcaaaaccaaagaacgaCCAAAACTGGATAAGGAAACAAAAACAGCTCCTCCTAAAATCACTGAGCAGACAAATGCGGACATATCGGTCCAATCATGA
- the LOC114407710 gene encoding protein WVD2-like 1 isoform X1 has product MLSGVMGREVTGIQVMEKKPNGAIAASNGSLSDRMRVSPKIAAMVQAMDHEIKESAEANSFEKHHERKDSLSAKNTKLNAGLPEEENEKSDQVPSPSAPQPSDQVTEKHVTHAQAVDTEADASGVNLSPKSNNIQSPNSSKNSEPSSPFSPRKSLHHDDKKHHDDEDNWSVASSSVASARTAKSKVTVGSAPTFRCSDRAEKRREFYLKLEEKHRALEEEKNQYEARKKEEEDAAIKQLRKNLVVKAKPVPNFYYEGPPPKTELKKQLPLTRPKSPKLSRRRSCGDAAGVFPEISSRGRHSVGNNPKHGSLVPPKNKDLVTGRNSNGTSKTKERPKLDKETKTAPPKITEQTNADISVQS; this is encoded by the exons ATGCTTTCAGG TGTTATGGGAAGGGAAGTTACTGGCATACAGGTTATGGAAAAGAAGCCAAATGGTGCCATAGCGGCTTCAAATGGCAGTTTAAGTGATAGAATGCGTGTTTCTCCCAAAATTGCAGCAATGGTTCAAGCAATGGATCATGAGATAAAGGAATCTGCTGAAGCTAATTCGTTTGAGAAACATCACGAGAGGAAAGATAGTTTGAgtgccaaaaacacaaaattaaatgcTGGCTTGCCAGAAGAGGAGAATGAGAAATCTGATCAGGTTCCAAGCCCCTCTGCTCCACAGCCATCTGATCAGGTTACTGAAAAGCATGTCACCCATGCACAGGCTGTTGATACTGAAGCTGATGCAAGTGGTGTGAACTTATCTCCTAAATCTAACAATATACAGTCGCCTAATTCCTCTAAGAATTCAGAG cCAAGCTCACCTTTTTCACCAAGGAAGTCCTTGCATCATGATGATAAGAAGCACCATGATGATGAAGATAATTGGTCTGTTGCTTCCTC TAGCGTTGCATCTGCACGCACTGCCAAATCTAAGGTAACTGTAGGTTCAGCCCCTACTTTTAGATGCTCGGATCGTGCAGAGAAACGGAGGGAG TTTTATCTGAAGTTAGAGGAGAAACATCGAGctcttgaagaagaaaaaaaccagTATGAGGCAAGGAAAAAG gaagaggaagatgcagccaTTAAACAGTTGAGAAAGAACCTGGTCGTCAAGGCAAAACCAGTACCAAACTTCTACTATGAGGGGCCACCCCCCAAGACTGAACTCAAGAAG CAGCTGCCACTGACTCGCCCCAAGTCACCAAAACTGTCCCGGAGAAGGAGCTGTGGTGATGCTGCTGGCGTATTTCCAGAAATTTCTTCTCGAGGACGTCACAGTGTTGGCAATAACCCAAAACATGGTAGCCTTGTCCCTCCAAAAAACAAGGACCTGGTCACTGGACGCAACAGCAATGgcactagcaaaaccaaagaacgaCCAAAACTGGATAAGGAAACAAAAACAGCTCCTCCTAAAATCACTGAGCAGACAAATGCGGACATATCGGTCCAATCATGA